One segment of Bombus pascuorum chromosome 6, iyBomPasc1.1, whole genome shotgun sequence DNA contains the following:
- the LOC132907622 gene encoding sentrin-specific protease 8-like, whose product MATDSSNEIILSYYDCLLRASDVELLQGSHWLNDVIIGFYFEYLDETFNKNEKRDFYFISPELTQLLKMTEPDQYIIFLDPFSISECKCILFPLNNCDKKDTAGGTHWSLLIFCKGDKTCYHFDSAKGYNGSIASQFAENVMSCVLDKNEPNKRFVEVNSPQQDNGYDCGVYVLCLADIITNHILKNENMNGCNYDQVKELVRTKRTDLLNLINDLKRKPLAN is encoded by the coding sequence ATGGCAACAGACTCatcaaatgaaattattttgagcTACTACGACTGCTTACTGAGAGCAAGTGATGTTGAATTGCTTCAAGGATCACATTGGTTGAATGATGTTATAATaggattttattttgaatatctgGATGAAACATTTAACAAGAATGAGAAAAGAGACTTTTACTTTATCAGTCCTGAATTAAcacaattgttaaaaatgacAGAACCAgatcaatatattatatttttggatCCTTTTAGTATATCAGAATGCAAAtgtattctttttcctttgaataactgtgataaaaaagatacagcTGGAGGAACACATTggagtttattaatattttgtaaaggaGATAAAACATGTTATCATTTTGATTCGGCAAAAGGATATAATGGTAGTATCGCCTCACAATTTGCAGAGAATGTAATGAGTTGCGTACTTGATAAGAATGAACCTAACAAGAGATTCGTTGAGGTAAATAGTCCACAACAAGACAATGGTTATGATTGTGGAGTTTATGTGTTATGTTTGGcagatattattacaaatcatattttgaaaaatgaaaacatgAATGGATGTAATTATGACCAGGTAAAAGAATTAGTGCGTACAAAACGTACAGATTTATTAAACTTGATAAATGATCTTAAACGTAAACCACTTGCTAATTAA